The nucleotide window ttacgtttcatttgtcgctcaaattccaccgcccccctccccgtaaataacgaatgctcccttactaAATAAATATCAGCTTGGTTGCAAATAGGTTGACCCATAGACAGTAGGGGGATCTTCccccactgtctatggttgacTGTTTCCTTGCCTCACTCAACCTCAGCACTGCACACTGCATGCTTCAAACATTGGAAGTTAAACATTAATTGTATTTCATACTAAAACTTTGAATTTCGTGTTGAAATGATGATGCATCTATAAGTTGATAGAAACACGGTccggtggagggactgtgatagaaAACATAAGCAGTAATAAACAAGCATAATGGTTGATAATATTTAAGTATACTACTTAGTAGTATTTGGTTTTTGTAAATGCAAAGCATGTAACATATACATGTGTTCCATTGAtaataacaaaattgaaatgtccAGAGATTGTGTCTCACACACTATTCTTTGCTCTGTCTATAGTTGTGCAGGGATGTACTCACTCTTTGACACTTACATTTCAGGACTGGACCCCAGAAGAACTGAAGAAGTTTTGCATTACACTTCATTCGATGAACATGTTAAAAATGTTCCATTTTACAACTTGGTGGTGTTGTGTTCAGTGGAGGAGATGAAAGATATCATTGAGATAATGAGCGGAAGCCAACTACTCGTTGAAAAAGGCTACTATTATGTAAACACTTATCCAGGTAAATGGTAGAATCTTCTTGAAAATTATATCTGATTCTTCCTGCCAGTCTCACAAAGTTTAAATATACTCTCTAATTTAATTAATATGGCACCTCTGATATTTAGGAAATCAGCATTTGTAGGTACtactatgtaagacatagggcTTTGCTGAATGAATTACCCATATTTGTCCAAGTGTAAGCCTCTGCTCATGTATAAGTGCCCCTTCCCCTTTGATTTCTGAGGATTTTTGAGTCTTGAGAAAGCTTTACATCTGTGTATTAGCCCCTACCCTAATTTAACTCAAATACTGTAGGTAGAGCCTTCTTAAGTAAATGTTGGTAGAAACATAcataaataattatgaaatcACCTTCAGTAAAACAGTCATGTGCAAGGCTTAGACTTTGCATACTTGGCTTACAGGTCTGACTTTCAAttgtactgttttttttttctcataggTTCTACTGTTACCATGTGCAATGCAGTTCATGGCGTGCTCATTGGCTATTGGTCTGTGACAGGAGATGTTGCTATGGAGCAAGTCAACATGCCAGAGGAGTCACACCACAATTTTTGGTCCTGCACAGCAGATACTAAAGTGAGGAATGATGATGGTACAGTGGCAAATGAGACTCAGAAGCCTATTGATCTGATGGAGATGTTAATCGAAACTTTTAGTTCTGAAGATGCAATGGTCTTGGATGCCTGCAGTGGTACAGGTGTGTAGTGAACCAATACAAACAATATGATAGAGTTACCTTGGTATAGCCTGGTAtgtaaaaatgacagtttaatcaATCAAAATCCACAAGAGACAgtgatcaaaaaatgttgctCATCAAAAAGATAAAAGTTAATTTTCACATTAAATGTCCGTAATGACTGCTTCCCATGGAAAAATGATGAGTGGCTGACCGTTTAGTTAATCTGTTTACCATATAACCATCTTCACAATTCTTTCTGACTTATTTTTCCAGGTTCTACAGCAGTTGCAGTATTGCGGACAGGCCGAGATGTGTTTGCAATAGAAAAGGATGCCGACCAGTATGCCTGCTTATCGTCCAGAATCCTGCAAACATTTTCTGGTGAGGAAAGCCAATAGGAAAATCCCCACTTTCTGTTTTGAGGTAGAAAATGCATTGATGAcaattcagactctcaaatttgtacaattcctttctgatctaccacccatacaggctcattttaaaacaatttgagAACGAAAACATTTCACTGCTTCagtttttagctccactgtcagcgacATGGAGCTTATCTAATatctactcatctgatagctttgagaTTTGGAAGACAAATTCTTAGTGATGATCTGaatgtaatttattcaaagtaggatgaaatctgcaattttgtatttttgggtaattttgccattattggtcaaatttctttttctttagatctttctgaaattttgtatacagattCTCAGCAATTATCCATATGTAATATATTgtgattatggtgaaatctacaattttgtaatttgggggaATTATTACTgtatttggtcaaaatattttctctcAAAAACTCATAgaactcatctgatagctttgatatttaattgACATGTTCCTTGGGTTGACTTGAATGTCATACATTTAAATTGTGGTGGaatgtttaattttgtattttcaaagctattttgCCATTTGTTGTCAGGCCAATGTAAGGgaactatcaaagatatccaccttcctcatcaacatatgtcacaaataggTAGCCTTTACATAACCCAGCGGAGCTGTATCGGTTGCGTGTttgatattgcaaaattttattattaattccttcatagagttaacacagaggtGGTGGCTGTTTGCTTGTAGAATACATGTCAtgaaatcataattttattacatttttaaaactgCTATTGAGCTGCTCCATTATACTGTAACAgtttttttcatcttttaaaaTAAACCATACTTGGATTTGAAGTTTCTCcccttgtttgtttgtatgtatgtatttgcaaACACCAATATTAGTGTGTGTATTATGGAAGTTGAGAGAGATATACTAGTAACACATAACAAGTGGGGGTTTGAGaataatactttaaatttcATGTTAGTTGTTGTAAACGTAAGGAGAAATCTTGCTCTTGATCTCTCCACACCCATCAATTGActtcaaaacttttattttaaatGCCTGAACTTTTTGTCAGGCCAGTTAAGGGTTGGCATTTGAAATCCCTGATCTGTTGATCTGACCAGTTGAGGGTTGGCATTTGAAATCCCTGAACTGTTTGCCTGACCAGTTAAGGGTTGGCATTTGAAATCCCTGATCTGTTGATCTGACCAGTTGAGGGTTGGCATTTGAAATCCCTGAACTGTTTGTCTGACCAGTTAAGGGTTGGCATTTGAAATCCCTGAACTGGGTTGGTCTGACCAGTTGAGGGTTGGCATTTGAAATCCCTGAACTGGGTTGGTCTGACCAGTTGAGGGTTGGCATTTGAAATCCCTGAACTGGGTTGGTCTGACCAGTTGAGGGTTGGCATTTGAAATCCCTGAACTGTTGGTCTGACCAGTTGAGGGTTGGCATTTGAAATCCCTGAAACTGTTTACATTGGAATCTTACTGATGCTGGGTGAGGTTTTACCCATGTATATCAGACATTGTAATAATTACTTAGAGAGTGTGGGCcagataacatttattaatgTAAAAATATGACCACAGCCATGAATTTGGCTAATGAAGTGGCAAAGCGAAAATATTAACGTTGTTTGTCAGTGCcgccaaatttttttttcactgtgtaatttttttacaaaatagttAATTAGTCTTTTTGGTTTGCAAAGGAaatgccatttcaagttttatcCGAGTCAGAACAGAGACCAGCTATTTTTTCTTGACGATATAAAAATTTTCCGTGATAAAGACTAGAAATCCTTAAATGTGTAAAATCCAAAAAACATGTGCAATTGTTAATAGTAGAACCTGGACGAACAAATCGATAAATCAAAGGAATTAAGGTATTCGCATCACGCCGGTCAACAGAAATGAGAAAGCAAGCTGAAGAATCGCGATCGATGCCTCCAAAGACCCAGTGTCCATCACGGTGTCGACCCCGACTGTATTTGGACTTTCCGAACTTAGATTCATCAATTTCCACAATACAGCCGGGGCCACCAACCTGTTCGGAGGCATGATCGCGAagataaagaaaacaaatctcACGACAGAAATTAAACCAATCCACAACAGATTTTGAAGAGATGGACAACTGAAAAGAAGTATCAGTAACTGAAAACTTAAAACACCAAAAATACATCAACTGTAGAATGGTGACAAAAGGTAAATGGCATAAATGAAACCAACTGTCAGTGCGGACTGAAATAGCCGCGCCGCAAGAGCAGTCGGGACAGCACCAATGGTATGTATCCCGGCCACTCCGGCGACGCAACCTCATATCTCTGCCGCACTGACAGTTGCGCCTCTTGTGTAACAGGCCATTCTTTTGACACCATTCTACAGCAGTTTGTTCATCCGGCGTGacttgaagaaataaatcacGAAGAGTTAACGGAAAAGAAAAACCAATTACTCCCAACACTGCACGCTGTGCCATGGTGTATCTAAAAGAGAAAGATAGGAATGCATGAAACATTACAGCGCCAGGAGTGCATTATTGAGTATAAAACAGAAATCCTGGTGACGAATATTATTACTGTTTGACTTACGTATATTGTATGCCTTTGAAATTATAGTGAAAATATAGTGAAAGCTATCAGGTTCGTCTAATATTTCTGATAGCAGCAAAGCAGCCAGAAAGAGACAGTGTGCAGCCTATGCCGGCTTTTTATAGTGTACGGTGAAACAATGCAGGTGTGAATTTTAGTGTGTCagaaaagtatgcaaatgaaagCAGAGAAAGTTTTTTGGGGCCGTCATATCGATTGCtatttgcatttcaatgtaCGCTGGTTTCTGTTACATAAGATGATGCCGTCTTTGGCAAGTGCGGTATTGAAaggggtcaatatggccattgccgctggggtcagtttgtacatgatAAGAAATTTGCTGAATAAAACGTGAGAGAGGACATATTGTACCTGGAATGAGACGGAGTTATtgccgcgatcacatgaactaactaaccctaaccctaaaaagtctgtgatggtcttcatttgcttgattttgtgtcgggtgaagcacagtgggagCCAGGAAttgggttagctgaccaaattgtcggaactccgctcgcttcgctcgctccgttctgacaatttggtcagctaaccccaattcctggcccccactgtacttcacccgatacaaaaactaagcagtcggaaattgtgacagtgatttgaagaaagtgcacatttatattattttaatcttattagttagtcagtgccgcaaATACGGgcatctgtgttttgtgtacggcgattttgacgtcatcagtttgtggctataccagtAGTAAAATGGTGCCTCCATCTTTGTATAAAAATCTCTAATTACTTTCTCCATCGCGGCACGTGTCATTCCAGTGCTCAGCTTGTTGACAACAAAACATGCCAATTCGCATACAACTGGACTGCTATCGCTGTCAATGTTTGTACAGATTGATTCATTGGCGTTATGGCCACGTCCATTGGCGCTATCATTACCGAATCTCTTCTTGTTACATTTCGGACACGCCTTGACACAGAGAGACTTTAAACGATACAACATCACAGTCTTCACAACGGAGAGCCATCTCAGAAATGGTTACGTAACCCGGAACAAATGGACTCTCAGGTCAATATGGCCAACTCGAATGTTCAACTACCAGGTCAAATTTACCTGAGCTGTTATTGTTCATACACTTGACAAATGAAAGCAGAATCCTTATCCGAGTACTCACTGAGTGTTCATAAATCTTCAGTGTGACGTTTGGTAAAGTAACTTCAGTTTTTAAGCCGAGAAATGAACCATTGAGTAGGAGACGACAGACACGAGCTCAGCCAAcatcatatgcaaatgattaaaaaaaaattcacaacagAAATTCATTTAGTTGATAAAATAATAAGTGGCTCACGAAAGTTTGACAAAGTGAAATGACCACTTCACATATCTAGGTAAGGATAGCCAGGTGTTGAGAAGGGGGCTATTCGGCCTAAATGCCTCGGATAATAAAACAGTCCCCCGCTCAAATGGGGATAATTAATCATTCCATTGACCACTTGACTTCACTTGACCAAGCAGGTCGATTGGATAGAGATGTCATAACCTTTACTCGTTTTAACATATTTGTCTTTGTATTTACCAGTGGCAGTGAATGCAGATGCGTTTGTTTTCGTCTATCAGGTCACGACGTTTAGGCGACTGAGAAGGTAACTTAACCCGTGTAAACAGATAAAAGGCCAATTTTAGTGGGGTTTTGAGTTACAGATTTACTGATAGTGAATGACTGTAACTGTATTAATCACTCATCGTCACCGATTGGAGAACCTCatgaaaatacatcaggggCAGTGGTTCGGTAGCGGTAGGGCAGTTATTTTATTCTGTCAGTTGGCAGAATGGAGGGCTTGTTTTATGTCAGTGGGTCGGGAAAAGATTCTTTTCTGTCAGTAAGTGTGGGTGTGTCAGTGgggataattttttttaattcaacagTCGCCAGTCAAGATGTATTACAGAACTTTTCAGTCCAAAGTGAAAAGAAGTCTCTACGAATCTGAAAGAGAGTACACTTTAGTGGGAAGGACAAATGTAGTGTTAATGAGAGCACATTTGGAACTTTTGTCATGGAGAGAGGGATGTGGGGAGTTCTTGTGGTGGAGAGAGAGTCACTTGGGGGTTTAGTTGTAGGGAGGGAGAATGGAAAATATTTGTGATGGGAGGGTAAGCTTTTTAATATCATGGCAGGAGGAGCTTTTCCAACAACTATCACTTTCCctgccaaattttgttttgccgAGAACTCTTAAAAACACTCATAAGTACGTTTAATGTCTTGAAATATGTTGGGTTGGCTTCCGCTAAAACATCCTTATCTTCACAAACACCAGTTGGTCCTGTGCCGTCTGAGGGCGCATGCCTGACAACCCTCTACGGTGACACATCCGACCATGCATGTGAcacaaatttctttcaaactatTAACTTGCTGACAGGCGGGGTCACATTGACTCGAAGTCACCTGTGCAGTACAGGCCAACCGTATTCGGACGTTAACAGTACTTGGACGATAAACGTGTATTTCTCCTACATTATTTGGACAGGTGATATTTCGTCAGAAAATGGTGACAGGACCTTCTGGTTAAAAAGTAAGTGGTTGTTACGATACTATCGTTGGAGGTGGATGAATTAGAATTCGCCTTTTCCATGGTTTCGTTGCTTTTCACTGCGGAAGTATAGTGGCGTTGACAATAACCGTATCCGACCACGAGGTCACACGATGAGAAATGGGCAATTATTACTGTAAGCCGTTTGCTATAGAGGTACAGGATAATGTTGGCAGTGTTCAATAGATACAACACAGAGATGACTCAAATAAGCTTTTTCACTGAATGACCTGGACAGAATTTACTGATGGGTTGGTGCGGTTCAAAAAATGGATACGTGAAAAATACTGGCCTTCCTCTTTTCCTTGTTCGAAAAACAAAGGCTCCTCCCCATAccaaataaaatttgcttttatATCCATTGATTAATGTCGATATAACGTGAATGTATATGGCAAGACTGAAAAAGCTATCTGTCTTTCAGTCTCCAAAGAATTATCTTGTTCTCTCGGTAGATATTAGCTTTCCATACAGGTTAACAGCACAGGCTGTTCAACTTGTCACTCATCACTGGAGCCTCCATGTACAAATTTTGGTTGCCCACCTCCTGAATcattcaaaaaagtgaaatgcccccccccccaaatattAGCTTAAAGAACAGTGACCCTATTTCCCCCAATTATACAAGCCCTCACCTCTCTCCCCCCGGTGGTATATTCTGTTCAAGCCCTATCTAATACAGAAAGGTAACGCACGTTAGACCGACAGCCAATGAATAGTGGCcttgaataattttaaaatgtcagaACTTATCATGTTTTTATTTCTGGAGGGAAAGGACGGATTCCTAAGCTTAATGTACGTCACATTCGCAGTGACGAATGCAAGAGTTGCGGCTTGGAAACTATAAATTCGCGATAAGCAATAAAATTGAGATTTTGATGCGATATGTCCATTGTTCAAAATCAGTAGACGCTGAAACTTTCGATTAAGTAGCAATTAATCGTTTTCGGAAGAAGATCACACCATGATGTCACCATTGGCTTTTCGCACTGAGTCCTTTGTCCTATAGGTAGCTAGCTAGGGTAAGGTTTTAACGAGTCAATCAGTCAATTACTATGGAGATATGCTGGAAAAGAATATCGTGCTAAAATCAGTGAAAATTTGAGTTAGACGTTCAGAGTCTATTGCGCCGTGATCTTCTGTGGAAAAAATCTTAGAGTGTGAAACAAGATACGTTACGGGTGGTACATTGCCTGACGCTGGCCTTTTCAAAAGACGTTCAAGGAGAATAAAATACCCCAATAGTTGAAGTCAAACACACTAAAGTACTTTCCGACGACTGACTTATTATAAATTCATCGTTCTTTTCTCAGCGAGTTCCCTTCTTCCTCGTGGAAGTTAGAAAGTAAGAAACACGATATAATTGGAGGGTTCCTTCACAAATGGGTGTTTTGGCAGAAGAAACAGCTCTCTGCTCTCTGAAATGCAAATTCAAACAATGAACCTTTTAATTTGGGCCATGAATAAATGGAAGGCGTACCAGTCATGCAGTGATCTGTATACACAATTTCCATGCGACCTTGGTGGGTAACCGCTTCAATGGTTAGAATACAACACAAGCAGACACTTTAGGAGGccgtgttacaaccgataacataGTAACTAACCAAttacgtatcaaacccgataacgtagtaaaaatttaccgataacgtagtaaatcaaccgataacgtagtaaccaATCGATAATgtagtaaatttttctaaccgataacgtagtaaaaaaattaccgataaccacagagtaatatcagacagagtggcaacagctattgtttaaggcgtgaagcggttacgtaagcaatccatgtttgcctcgcctcacgaagctcttggctctcttttccgaagagtgccgaccatgcacccttcggtaattttcggattttcaccaattgttcagcgaaagtatgttcgacaaagcttgtgttgttgttgtcgtgtggtgctgatcggaattgatgtgctggcgaaaacggaagtgttttgagcttcaggaaagtgggttttaccgttttaaaaattcctctcatatttttatgaatatataatgagtgtgtttgaaccaaatttgaaagtcttttatcgatactgtctggttttactcaatggtttacggtcagtcataccgtcttttacacgtgcgccaagaaaggacatgtttatgaaactgctggcgtgttatgttttgattggcgtgaggcagtgtttctggcctgagagctcacaaagtaactatggttgctacgcgactggcagtacgatgccatctcgtcgtatgtttcgcataatctcgtgtaattatcaaccacaaaccaagcctccaaaaagtttaacaccttttaagctcattttaatatgaaaagccaatagtctacagagacgaccatggaacaaaaggcatgcaagtgttgccactctgtctatgatattactctgtgcgataacgtagtaatttttcctaactgataacgtatcaacaaatttaccgataacgtatcattGAACCAATAACGGATTAAATCAGCTGATAACATagaaaagtcaaccaatacCGCATCAAAACTACCAATAAGGTATCAATTaactgataatatctgattaagcgaTTCATAGGgagcgatagatcgatcgatttatagatagaaatatattacatagatatataggtacatacatacatacatacatacatacatacatacatacatacatcagtgttggaaactggccaaaatatttgccagacatcaggactggtaactttcaaaacttgcctgtcctgccagaatgttgcctgtcctgaatttttgacaaatccattcatcaaaaaaacacaaaaccattatgtacttcaaactgtaaacaactttattttcaacatgagtattaactatgatcttacaaacaaactgttctgaattccactgtttgaaatgaattttaatccggacttgaatacaaaatttctacaataacaatgctgataacactctgattaattaattagttaattcaaacacactttgcccatatcgctcaaacagttaaaaggtttcacgatagcggttttaacaacggggaaacgtttttttttaatttgtctccattttatgccactttttcgtataaaaccaagatgcaatctgtcatcgaattggtactacaatcaaccaaactgaaaagattgctgagcaatacagaaaacatcatctggcaaagaaaatcaaaaactgagagagctgccatataagtaatcaaagttggcggcatgaattaaataaaccaatactctcctcagaccaaaccgatttcaaaggccgtttacagcaaatattgttaacgaaaccatgaaacctgggaatggctaaacacagagaaacaagatttatttctcgaagcagcccttcacaacatgcttttcaaacaccggaaagcaggcaccaatatcgacccgaaatatattacaaagtccacgaaaaattgacacaaaactaaaagttcggataatcgatttaaatgcctaaaacaaactaatcgttgacagattagtacgacatttactgttaacataacgagcactagcaacgctcataatatgccctaaaacaaaaatccttataagcgtccagaaactccggtcgatgctgggtcatgttaaatataatatga belongs to Ptychodera flava strain L36383 chromosome 17, AS_Pfla_20210202, whole genome shotgun sequence and includes:
- the LOC139116171 gene encoding type II methyltransferase M.HinfI-like, translating into MKDIIEIMSGSQLLVEKGYYYVNTYPGSTVTMCNAVHGVLIGYWSVTGDVAMEQVNMPEESHHNFWSCTADTKVRNDDGTVANETQKPIDLMEMLIETFSSEDAMVLDACSGTGSTAVAVLRTGRDVFAIEKDADQYACLSSRILQTFSGEESQ